One Cyanobacteriota bacterium DNA window includes the following coding sequences:
- a CDS encoding GAF domain-containing protein: MGQSPEPSTYAKQLVALGRVLQTLREESNIDVLVETTLAYLQSEFHYRLIWVGLYDHLDHRLVGRGGVVPYGSSPLLRQRFDLTPGDLLEQVVIQQRPIGVPNLQVETRAGEWQKAAQQYEIQGTMVFPIRYKDRCFGVVLLGSHLWGVSPRAEDKARLSMVFGGLGGTLYQIEADWHRQQVRNSEHPLSVLVSEILSISGFTERLEAVVEHTHEFLGPSRTNIYWFERERRFFWRRLGNRQRVAPYADLGQATSGITVQDLGSFYEALNAGRLVSIGEAHSSLKTEATGKLMKQIRARSLMAAPIVSHGELLGFLAVEGTEARIWAEEEKGYLRAAAQLVALVAPLERMDETLEQVRLDQVLTAGIARPIYSDDDWRSSLHTCADSLCKRLNAERFIVLFYDSDQRVFDVCYQAQPANRRPLSSPLPALSDTDYNMLERSRQPIGIESFDEDLRLRSWRDAFVDVGIKSALVCAIGGNDKLEGLILIGYDVTRAWSTAERDLVSVVSQQIGLIVHQWQLQQQASRQQEIAQTVDRGLTAIQQATDVDRLERVALQHLAQVLQVPLVALVSWQPGASTGRLLTNPNPRPGFAIDTNREVAVQTDKLIQGALGGDGLVKLSRNQLPSDTRQWLNGQDIGQVLVMALRTSPVHEPTGVIIVADEIARVWFDRHLNAFGILVNQLAWFRRYLTLTQRLHADVERLEQLNWYKHRRIEDLCRVLTNSVNRIQDLLAQTNGRLDTQPLQGLQFQQAIRQLEEVTQDMLALTTTEQWQLTLDIQPIPITGLLKRAIDRVEAYVKQQQLWIQVHNQQGNLLINTDAVKIELVLHELLVMACQRCEPKGRIDIWCRSSDPRWLEISMTDSGSIDAVVLETLRAKQHNDLLAKTSINVESGLHLLICQVLVHQVGGELHLYNLEDGRVLSRLVLPLGTSFSVKPSTHSDVPGY; encoded by the coding sequence ATGGGTCAATCACCAGAGCCGTCAACCTATGCCAAGCAACTCGTGGCACTGGGTCGTGTCTTGCAAACACTGCGAGAGGAAAGTAATATCGATGTCTTAGTAGAAACGACCTTAGCCTATTTGCAATCAGAGTTTCACTATCGGCTGATCTGGGTTGGGCTATACGATCATCTTGACCACCGCCTAGTGGGCAGAGGGGGTGTTGTGCCCTATGGCAGCAGTCCACTGTTGCGCCAGCGGTTTGACCTTACGCCAGGTGATTTGCTGGAGCAAGTCGTGATTCAGCAGCGTCCGATTGGTGTGCCCAACTTACAGGTGGAAACAAGGGCAGGAGAATGGCAAAAGGCAGCTCAGCAATACGAAATCCAGGGCACGATGGTTTTCCCCATCCGCTACAAAGATCGATGCTTTGGCGTTGTTTTGCTAGGGTCACACCTCTGGGGTGTTTCTCCCCGTGCAGAAGATAAAGCCAGACTGTCGATGGTATTTGGTGGGTTAGGCGGTACTCTTTATCAAATTGAAGCTGACTGGCATCGCCAACAAGTTCGTAATTCTGAGCATCCACTGTCTGTTTTAGTGTCAGAAATATTGTCAATATCTGGCTTTACGGAGCGGTTAGAGGCTGTTGTTGAACATACCCATGAGTTTTTGGGGCCATCCCGCACCAATATTTACTGGTTTGAACGAGAACGACGTTTCTTTTGGCGACGGTTAGGTAATCGCCAGCGAGTTGCTCCTTATGCTGATCTAGGCCAAGCAACGTCTGGAATTACAGTTCAGGATCTTGGTAGTTTCTACGAAGCACTGAATGCTGGCCGCTTGGTCTCGATCGGAGAGGCCCATAGCTCTCTGAAAACCGAAGCAACCGGGAAGTTAATGAAACAAATTCGCGCACGATCGCTGATGGCTGCCCCTATTGTGTCTCATGGAGAGTTACTGGGCTTTTTGGCGGTAGAAGGTACTGAAGCGCGCATTTGGGCAGAAGAGGAAAAAGGCTATCTACGAGCTGCCGCCCAGTTAGTGGCTTTGGTAGCACCCTTAGAGCGTATGGATGAAACTCTAGAGCAGGTGCGCTTGGATCAGGTGCTTACGGCTGGCATTGCTCGGCCAATTTACAGTGATGATGACTGGCGTAGCAGTTTACATACCTGTGCAGACAGTCTTTGCAAGCGACTCAATGCAGAGCGGTTCATTGTGTTGTTTTATGACTCCGATCAACGGGTATTTGATGTGTGTTACCAGGCACAACCAGCAAACCGTCGGCCATTGTCATCGCCGTTACCTGCCCTCAGCGATACCGACTACAACATGCTGGAGCGCAGTCGGCAACCAATCGGCATCGAGAGTTTTGATGAAGATTTACGACTGCGATCGTGGCGAGATGCTTTTGTGGATGTCGGGATTAAGTCGGCGCTGGTTTGTGCAATTGGTGGCAACGATAAGCTAGAAGGGCTGATTCTAATTGGATATGATGTCACAAGAGCTTGGAGTACAGCAGAGCGAGACTTGGTCAGCGTTGTCAGTCAACAGATTGGGTTGATTGTTCACCAGTGGCAACTCCAGCAGCAAGCCAGCCGTCAACAGGAAATTGCCCAGACGGTTGATCGGGGGCTGACGGCAATCCAACAGGCAACGGATGTTGATCGCCTAGAGCGAGTAGCATTGCAGCATCTGGCTCAAGTTTTACAGGTGCCTCTAGTAGCATTGGTATCTTGGCAACCGGGCGCATCGACAGGGCGATTGTTGACCAACCCAAATCCTCGTCCGGGCTTTGCCATTGACACAAACCGAGAAGTCGCTGTTCAAACTGATAAGCTGATCCAAGGGGCGCTAGGGGGCGATGGTCTAGTAAAACTCTCGCGCAACCAACTGCCTAGCGATACCCGCCAGTGGCTGAATGGTCAAGATATTGGGCAAGTACTGGTAATGGCATTGCGCACTAGCCCAGTGCATGAGCCGACAGGTGTGATCATTGTCGCCGATGAAATAGCACGGGTATGGTTCGATCGCCATCTCAATGCCTTTGGCATCTTGGTCAATCAATTAGCTTGGTTTCGACGTTATTTGACTCTGACGCAACGGCTTCACGCTGATGTTGAGCGACTAGAGCAACTGAATTGGTACAAGCATCGCCGGATTGAGGATTTGTGTCGTGTGTTAACCAATAGTGTCAACCGTATTCAAGATTTACTGGCGCAAACTAACGGACGACTGGATACCCAACCGCTACAGGGGCTACAGTTTCAGCAGGCAATTCGCCAGCTAGAAGAGGTCACGCAAGACATGCTGGCTTTGACGACAACGGAGCAGTGGCAACTCACACTAGACATTCAGCCGATTCCTATCACTGGGTTGCTCAAGCGTGCTATTGATCGGGTTGAGGCATATGTTAAGCAACAGCAACTCTGGATTCAAGTTCATAACCAGCAAGGTAATCTGCTCATCAATACAGATGCCGTCAAAATTGAGTTAGTGCTCCATGAATTACTGGTTATGGCCTGTCAACGCTGTGAGCCAAAGGGGCGCATTGACATTTGGTGTCGATCGTCAGATCCCCGCTGGCTAGAGATTTCAATGACTGATAGTGGTTCAATTGATGCCGTCGTGCTGGAAACTCTGCGGGCCAAGCAGCACAACGATCTGTTAGCCAAAACCAGTATTAATGTTGAGTCTGGATTACACCTACTGATTTGCCAAGTTCTAGTCCATCAAGTTGGTGGTGAGTTGCATCTCTATAACTTGGAAGATGGCAGAGTGCTCAGCCGGTTAGTCTTACCCCTGGGAACGAGCTTCTCTGTTAAACCGTCTACCCATTCTGATGTGCCTGGTTATTGA